From a single Endozoicomonas euniceicola genomic region:
- a CDS encoding RNA-guided endonuclease InsQ/TnpB family protein produces the protein MLRATKVRIYPTSEQAEFLDRQFDAVRFVWNKALAIKVHYYKVRGQSLSPKKHLKPLLAKAKKSRKYSWLKNADSIALQQATINLDTAFQNFFNPKLQARFPRFKKKHGKQSSYHCTSVSVGDNWIKIPKCKPIRAKVHREIVGKVKSVTLSRTLTGKYFASILADDTQEQPKQIDNLEANQVVGVDMGITGLAITSTGHKTGNPRFLKKAQRNLKRKQQALSRCKKGSKGRHKARLLVAKAHERVAFARNDFQHKLSKQLIDENQAVIVEALKVKNMLKNKRLARSIADAGWHSLITKLEYKAKQEGKHLVKIDQWFASSKTCSVCDLKQEKMPLRIRSWECSCGAIHDRDINAARNIKKQGILKLKAEGLSVSADGGLRKSGRLSVAA, from the coding sequence ATGCTGAGAGCCACCAAAGTACGAATCTATCCAACATCAGAGCAGGCGGAATTTCTCGACCGTCAGTTTGATGCTGTGCGGTTCGTATGGAACAAGGCCCTGGCTATTAAGGTTCATTATTACAAGGTTCGTGGGCAGAGCCTTTCTCCCAAAAAACACCTGAAGCCCTTGCTGGCAAAAGCCAAGAAAAGCCGAAAGTACTCATGGCTGAAAAACGCTGACTCTATTGCACTGCAACAGGCCACTATCAATCTGGATACGGCCTTTCAAAACTTTTTCAATCCCAAATTGCAGGCAAGATTTCCTCGCTTCAAGAAAAAGCATGGCAAGCAAAGTAGCTACCATTGTACGTCTGTCTCTGTGGGCGATAACTGGATAAAAATCCCCAAGTGCAAGCCCATAAGGGCTAAAGTGCATCGTGAAATAGTGGGTAAGGTGAAGTCTGTCACCCTGAGCAGAACGCTAACCGGCAAGTATTTTGCCTCCATATTGGCTGATGATACCCAGGAACAACCAAAACAGATTGATAATCTTGAAGCTAATCAGGTTGTCGGTGTTGATATGGGGATTACTGGTCTGGCTATCACCAGTACCGGCCATAAGACTGGCAATCCTCGCTTTCTGAAAAAAGCACAACGTAACCTGAAAAGAAAACAACAGGCTCTATCTCGCTGCAAGAAAGGCTCAAAAGGTAGGCACAAAGCCCGTTTATTGGTGGCAAAGGCGCATGAGCGTGTAGCCTTTGCCCGTAATGATTTTCAGCATAAGCTATCAAAACAACTCATCGACGAAAACCAAGCGGTGATTGTGGAGGCACTGAAAGTTAAAAACATGCTCAAGAACAAGCGTCTTGCTCGTTCTATTGCTGATGCTGGCTGGCATTCACTGATAACCAAACTCGAATACAAGGCAAAGCAGGAAGGTAAACATCTGGTGAAGATAGACCAGTGGTTTGCATCCTCTAAAACTTGCTCAGTCTGCGATTTGAAACAGGAAAAAATGCCATTGAGAATCCGATCATGGGAGTGTAGCTGTGGTGCTATCCATGACCGGGATATTAATGCAGCTCGCAATATCAAGAAGCAAGGCATATTGAAATTAAAGGCGGAAGGACTGTCCGTTTCTGCTGATGGAGGCTTGCGTAAATCCGGCAGACTGTCGGTTGCTGCCTAA
- a CDS encoding pseudouridine synthase: protein MIRIAKYIADSGLCSRRAACRLIESGQVQLNDRAALHTDRVSDNDTIVVNGKTIDPPAEYHYYLYNKPIGIDCVCNPQDADSILHQINIPVRVFPVGRLDKDSHGLMLLTNDGELCQRLLHPDYYHEKEYRVTVDKPVTEHFLGTMSLGVSYSTSGKNVTTLPCQVKRQSDNVFLITLTQGMNRQIRRMSKALGYRVIDLQRLRMESLHLDDLPCNQIQALSGSQVLRLKQL, encoded by the coding sequence ATGATTCGAATTGCCAAGTACATAGCAGACTCCGGTCTGTGTTCCAGACGTGCCGCCTGCCGTCTGATTGAGTCGGGACAGGTTCAGCTAAACGACAGAGCAGCCCTACACACTGATCGTGTCAGCGATAACGACACTATTGTCGTCAATGGCAAAACCATTGACCCACCCGCAGAGTATCACTACTACCTGTATAACAAGCCCATTGGCATTGATTGTGTCTGCAACCCTCAGGATGCCGACAGCATTCTTCATCAGATCAACATACCGGTTCGGGTATTTCCGGTTGGACGACTGGACAAAGACTCCCATGGACTCATGTTACTGACCAACGACGGTGAGCTTTGCCAGCGGTTGCTGCACCCGGACTATTACCATGAAAAAGAGTACCGGGTCACTGTCGATAAGCCAGTGACTGAACATTTTCTGGGAACGATGTCCCTCGGTGTCTCCTACAGCACTTCTGGCAAAAACGTCACCACCCTGCCCTGTCAGGTTAAACGACAATCAGACAATGTATTCCTGATTACCCTGACCCAGGGCATGAACCGACAGATTCGTCGTATGAGCAAAGCACTGGGTTATCGGGTGATTGACCTGCAACGACTGCGTATGGAGTCCCTGCACCTGGACGACTTGCCGTGCAACCAGATTCAGGCGCTTTCAGGCAGCCAGGTTCTACGCCTGAAACAGCTATAA
- a CDS encoding WD40 repeat domain-containing protein encodes MKITMMMGALLLLGAIATGSQAKPASQIIPLSTETPPSTGLVLTKKGKINFSSGIDLPPYNHVRAMTFSPDGRYINTGVRFTIEESNKAVRDGEELHDIQYGGEYITYDISQFNQPVEVEKTAVFNYDNSFTPDGRHLVRVDVNGQIVIENVEDMKHPAYVMSLPWQDATDNKIRQASCVEVSNSGTFMVAGGRDGLIKIYNITDPKKPIEQSTIETGLTLTDVAISPDEKWVAFTGNGFSLMVYDLADLSNPKLLATEKTPGDKPGHRSIGVTIAPDSKWLAVAGYTLHHSLLLYDMEHPEKPALIPVPEEVKEPVSFVDISRDGKLMAMGTLGEGAGVTIYNVADPKKAEQANFIASNTRSCSGAFNPGKNELALDLGDKEIGLFTYRYDPSSPGTAKPVEPDLQKVLKNVSYKIVEVAAALAATLGFVFSVSFVITCIVICHLKAYKNKSI; translated from the coding sequence ATGAAAATAACAATGATGATGGGAGCTCTTTTGTTGCTTGGAGCCATAGCAACTGGCTCTCAGGCAAAGCCAGCCTCTCAAATAATTCCGCTCTCTACAGAGACCCCACCTTCAACCGGCCTCGTTCTGACGAAAAAAGGCAAAATTAACTTTAGCAGTGGCATCGACCTGCCACCTTATAACCACGTTAGAGCGATGACATTTTCCCCGGATGGCCGGTATATCAACACCGGGGTTCGGTTTACGATAGAAGAAAGCAACAAAGCGGTAAGAGATGGAGAGGAACTGCACGACATTCAGTACGGTGGCGAGTACATCACCTACGATATCAGCCAGTTCAACCAGCCTGTCGAAGTTGAGAAAACAGCCGTCTTTAATTACGACAACAGCTTCACACCCGATGGGCGGCACCTGGTGAGAGTTGACGTCAATGGTCAGATTGTTATTGAAAACGTAGAGGACATGAAACACCCGGCTTATGTCATGTCACTGCCATGGCAAGATGCTACAGATAATAAAATTCGACAAGCCAGCTGCGTTGAAGTTAGCAACAGCGGAACCTTCATGGTCGCAGGAGGAAGGGACGGATTAATCAAGATTTATAATATCACCGACCCAAAAAAACCAATAGAACAGTCAACTATAGAAACAGGCCTCACACTAACCGATGTCGCCATCAGCCCTGATGAGAAGTGGGTGGCTTTTACCGGCAATGGTTTCAGCCTTATGGTCTATGACCTGGCTGACCTGAGCAACCCCAAGCTTCTGGCTACTGAAAAGACGCCGGGAGACAAACCTGGTCACAGGTCTATTGGTGTGACTATCGCCCCTGACTCAAAATGGCTTGCCGTGGCGGGTTATACATTGCATCATTCGCTCCTCCTCTATGATATGGAGCACCCGGAAAAGCCAGCCCTGATACCCGTTCCGGAAGAAGTTAAAGAACCAGTGTCCTTTGTTGACATTAGTCGTGACGGGAAGCTGATGGCCATGGGAACCCTTGGTGAAGGCGCTGGAGTCACTATTTATAATGTCGCTGACCCAAAAAAAGCAGAACAAGCTAATTTCATAGCTTCAAACACAAGATCCTGCAGTGGTGCATTCAACCCCGGGAAAAATGAACTCGCTCTTGATCTGGGAGATAAAGAAATCGGGTTATTCACCTATCGTTACGATCCTTCGAGTCCCGGCACAGCGAAGCCGGTTGAACCTGATCTTCAAAAAGTACTTAAAAATGTTTCTTATAAAATAGTTGAAGTCGCCGCTGCGCTTGCCGCTACTTTGGGTTTTGTCTTTAGTGTGAGTTTTGTCATAACGTGCATTGTAATATGCCATCTCAAAGCATATAAAAACAAAAGTATTTGA
- a CDS encoding PHP domain-containing protein, with translation MSINADLHCHTTASDGTLGPLELYRRATDQGVELLAITDHDSVAAHHFLRQHFSQQRFSQQRFSQQRSPDGPRLISGIELSTTWSGVEIHIVGLNFPLDHPDLERIIEHQDNARRQRSLHIAKKLVKLLQLTIKEDQLFSEVLDIALSRQKNTSDGFTLTKETVQTGRPHFAQWLVNKGYVKDANAAFDHYLNDKKLGNLRQFWPPMSQAVAWLRALGGKAVLAHPGKYKMTRTKLRALVKDFKLAGGHALEVVGGVNVPGQTEQFVELCQAFELQGSRGSDFHSPDYRWVELGRLRPVPGQITSVWEDWQ, from the coding sequence ATGAGTATTAATGCGGACCTTCACTGTCATACTACCGCTTCAGACGGTACCCTTGGTCCACTGGAGCTATACCGCCGGGCGACAGACCAGGGCGTTGAGCTGCTCGCCATCACCGACCATGACTCGGTGGCTGCCCATCATTTTTTGCGGCAGCATTTTTCGCAGCAGCGCTTTTCGCAGCAGCGCTTTTCGCAGCAGCGCTCACCGGACGGGCCACGCCTGATTTCCGGTATCGAACTGTCTACCACCTGGTCCGGTGTTGAGATTCATATTGTCGGGCTGAATTTTCCCCTGGATCATCCGGACCTCGAACGCATCATCGAACATCAGGACAACGCCCGTCGACAGCGGTCACTGCACATTGCGAAAAAACTGGTCAAACTGTTACAGCTGACCATTAAGGAAGATCAACTGTTTTCCGAGGTGCTTGATATCGCACTATCGCGCCAGAAAAACACCAGTGATGGCTTCACCCTGACAAAAGAAACCGTCCAGACCGGTCGTCCGCATTTTGCGCAGTGGCTGGTTAATAAAGGTTACGTCAAAGACGCTAACGCAGCTTTCGATCACTATCTGAATGACAAAAAGCTCGGCAACCTTCGGCAGTTCTGGCCACCCATGAGCCAGGCAGTGGCCTGGCTGCGTGCGCTGGGTGGTAAAGCGGTGCTGGCTCATCCGGGGAAATATAAAATGACCCGAACCAAGCTCCGGGCGCTGGTCAAAGACTTCAAACTGGCGGGCGGTCATGCACTGGAAGTGGTGGGTGGCGTCAATGTGCCGGGGCAAACTGAACAGTTTGTCGAGTTGTGCCAGGCTTTTGAATTACAGGGTTCCAGAGGCAGCGACTTTCATTCACCGGATTATCGCTGGGTCGAGCTGGGCAGGCTGCGCCCTGTTCCCGGGCAAATAACAAGTGTCTGGGAAGACTGGCAATAA
- the ispZ gene encoding septation protein IspZ has protein sequence MKQLIDFIPLIVFFTIYKMDPRTMEFAGQSFELGGPFSATLVLMVTSVIVYGGMYLKSRHLEKSQMITLGAVILFGGMTLAFHDEMFLKWKAPIVNWIFAIAFLGSQFIGSKTLVQRMMGHVMTLPEAIWARLNMSWVIFFTLLGAANLFVAFTFHDIWVDFKVFGSLILTFGFVILQFVFLSKYIKADAVANGADSGIESGGIKSPEEK, from the coding sequence ATGAAACAATTGATTGATTTTATTCCTCTGATTGTCTTTTTTACAATCTATAAAATGGACCCTCGTACAATGGAGTTTGCAGGGCAGAGCTTTGAACTGGGTGGGCCATTCAGTGCAACACTGGTGTTGATGGTCACTTCTGTCATTGTCTACGGTGGTATGTACCTCAAGTCCCGTCATCTGGAAAAGAGCCAGATGATTACACTGGGTGCCGTTATTTTGTTTGGTGGCATGACACTGGCTTTTCATGATGAAATGTTTCTGAAATGGAAAGCACCCATTGTTAACTGGATCTTTGCCATCGCGTTTCTGGGCAGTCAGTTTATCGGTAGCAAGACGCTGGTTCAGCGTATGATGGGGCACGTGATGACCCTGCCTGAAGCTATCTGGGCCCGACTGAATATGAGCTGGGTCATATTCTTTACCCTGCTCGGCGCAGCCAACCTGTTTGTAGCCTTCACTTTCCACGACATCTGGGTAGACTTTAAAGTCTTTGGCAGTTTGATTCTTACTTTCGGTTTTGTCATCCTTCAGTTCGTATTTCTGTCTAAGTACATTAAAGCCGACGCTGTTGCCAATGGTGCTGATAGCGGAATAGAAAGCGGTGGAATAAAAAGCCCAGAGGAAAAATGA
- a CDS encoding YciI family protein: protein MLYAVISEDVDNSLSLRKDTRPAHLARLEQLKEQGRLVLAGPLPAIDSNDPGEAGFTGSLVVAEFDSLTAAQSWADADPYSEAGVYRSVVVKPFKKVLP from the coding sequence ATGCTGTACGCAGTAATCAGTGAAGATGTTGATAACAGCCTGTCTTTACGCAAAGATACCCGGCCTGCTCATCTGGCACGTCTGGAACAGCTAAAAGAGCAGGGGCGTCTGGTGCTGGCCGGGCCTCTGCCAGCCATTGACAGTAATGATCCCGGTGAGGCCGGATTTACCGGCAGCCTGGTGGTTGCTGAATTTGATTCTCTGACAGCCGCCCAGTCCTGGGCTGACGCCGATCCATACAGTGAAGCCGGTGTCTACCGGAGTGTTGTGGTAAAACCTTTTAAGAAAGTACTGCCCTGA
- a CDS encoding TIGR04211 family SH3 domain-containing protein, with amino-acid sequence MKLIVKTMMFALAAVWLSGTAAQVHAADKYVTDVVYVPLRAGPGNKYRILHQGLKTGARMTVLEENAGEGFTRVRMSNGTEGFIRTQYLMDSQPARDQLPKEQKKNQQLSAQLKQLQAELQQQEAELQSARNNLKNTSTMLDEKTTELVSLREATAEPLALDRRNKQLMEENLRYKNRVEVVEAENAQLVRNNSIRWYLYGGGTILIGILLGLFLPMVKLRKKPSSDWV; translated from the coding sequence ATGAAGCTGATTGTAAAAACCATGATGTTTGCACTGGCTGCAGTATGGCTCTCGGGCACTGCCGCACAGGTGCATGCAGCTGATAAGTATGTTACCGATGTTGTCTATGTTCCCCTGCGGGCAGGGCCGGGAAATAAGTACCGGATTCTGCATCAGGGTTTAAAAACCGGTGCCCGGATGACAGTACTGGAAGAAAACGCCGGAGAGGGTTTCACCAGGGTCCGGATGTCCAACGGTACCGAAGGTTTTATTCGAACCCAATACCTTATGGATTCGCAGCCAGCCCGTGACCAGTTGCCAAAAGAACAGAAGAAAAACCAGCAGCTGTCGGCACAGTTGAAACAACTTCAGGCTGAGCTGCAACAACAGGAAGCCGAGTTGCAGTCGGCCAGAAACAACCTGAAAAACACGTCAACCATGTTGGATGAAAAAACCACCGAACTGGTGAGTTTGCGGGAAGCGACGGCTGAACCTCTGGCACTTGATCGTCGTAACAAACAGCTGATGGAAGAAAACCTGCGATATAAAAACCGGGTAGAAGTGGTTGAGGCTGAAAATGCCCAGCTGGTCAGAAATAACAGTATCCGCTGGTATCTGTATGGTGGTGGCACCATTCTGATTGGCATTCTGTTAGGTCTGTTCCTGCCTATGGTGAAGCTGCGTAAGAAGCCTTCGTCTGACTGGGTGTGA
- a CDS encoding O-methyltransferase, giving the protein MTDIVTPELEQYCHEMTGQESAALQALAQATRDRTRYPDNMSGRLVGQTLKMLAALSNARRVLEIGMFTGYAALSIAEALPEDGEIMCCESNPRAIAIAEEFFAQAGLSHKLNVLFGMALETIPSIEGELDMVFIDADKKKYQDYLEMTLPMVRQGGLIIIDDALWKGKVLTPQDERAQAIADLNQHICQRNDVENVLLPVRHGLNIIRKR; this is encoded by the coding sequence ATGACGGATATCGTCACTCCGGAGCTGGAGCAGTATTGTCATGAGATGACCGGGCAGGAGTCGGCTGCATTGCAGGCTCTGGCGCAGGCCACCCGTGACCGGACCCGCTACCCGGATAATATGTCCGGTCGCCTGGTGGGGCAGACGCTGAAAATGCTGGCAGCGCTCAGTAACGCCCGGCGGGTTTTGGAAATTGGGATGTTTACCGGTTATGCCGCGCTGTCGATTGCTGAAGCACTGCCCGAAGACGGCGAAATTATGTGCTGCGAAAGTAACCCGAGAGCCATCGCTATTGCTGAGGAGTTTTTTGCACAGGCGGGGTTATCGCACAAACTGAACGTCTTGTTTGGCATGGCTTTGGAGACTATTCCCTCCATTGAAGGAGAGCTCGATATGGTGTTCATTGATGCCGACAAGAAAAAGTATCAGGACTATCTTGAAATGACGTTGCCCATGGTGCGCCAGGGTGGGCTGATCATTATTGATGACGCCCTCTGGAAAGGAAAGGTTCTGACCCCTCAGGATGAACGAGCGCAGGCCATTGCCGACCTGAATCAACATATTTGTCAGCGCAACGATGTAGAGAATGTGTTGCTACCAGTCCGGCATGGCCTGAATATTATCCGGAAGCGGTAG
- a CDS encoding DUF4286 family protein, which yields MMIYEVNCMIPQSRQDEFLVWLELHVKQLLKIGGFEDATISRLQEDDRLPEAHVGFCVQYFLEDQSVFDRYIADYAPAMREDGANRFGDDLKIYRRLMSRPVFSS from the coding sequence ATGATGATCTACGAAGTGAACTGCATGATTCCCCAGTCCCGGCAGGATGAATTTCTTGTCTGGCTGGAGCTGCACGTCAAGCAGCTACTCAAAATTGGTGGATTTGAAGACGCCACTATTTCCCGACTGCAGGAGGATGATCGTCTGCCTGAAGCTCACGTGGGTTTCTGTGTGCAGTATTTTCTGGAAGATCAGTCTGTTTTTGATCGTTACATAGCGGATTATGCGCCAGCCATGAGAGAAGACGGCGCAAACCGTTTTGGTGACGATCTGAAAATTTACCGTCGCCTGATGTCCAGGCCCGTGTTTTCCAGTTAA
- a CDS encoding alanine/glycine:cation symporter family protein, with amino-acid sequence MEQITTIVNAINGVVWGPLMLVLILGVGLFLMLGLRLMPLLKLGTGFKLLWSGRTPADGEDKAGEISPFQALMTALSATVGTGNIAGVATAVFLGGPGALFWMWCTALVGMATKFAEAVLAVKFREVDDKGNHYGGPMYYIKNGLGSRWAWLGTLFALFGAIAGFGIGNTVQSNSVAAVLEANFSLPTWITGVVLMVLVGLVLIGGVRRIGQVAGTLVPFMAISYLLAGLGVLVINAAAIPEALSLVFTYAFSPVAATGGFAGAAVWAAIRFGVARGVFSNEAGLGSAPIAHAAAKTKDPVRQGMIAMLGTFIDTIIICTITGLVIITSGLWTSGESGAALTSMAFAKAMPGVGNYIVTFSLAIFAFTTTLGWSFYGERCLVYLFGPRSVKPYRILWIIALPVGATMNLNFIWLLADTLNAMMAIPNLVALVLLSPVVFKLVRDYLAKEAAEKEGKTIAE; translated from the coding sequence ATGGAACAAATAACTACTATTGTGAACGCCATTAACGGGGTCGTCTGGGGACCGTTAATGCTTGTTCTTATTCTGGGGGTGGGGCTATTCCTCATGTTGGGTCTGCGGCTGATGCCACTGCTCAAACTGGGAACCGGTTTCAAGTTACTATGGAGTGGTCGTACACCGGCAGATGGTGAAGACAAGGCTGGGGAAATCTCACCCTTTCAGGCGCTGATGACCGCTCTGTCAGCAACCGTTGGCACTGGTAATATTGCTGGTGTTGCCACCGCTGTCTTTCTTGGTGGCCCCGGTGCCCTGTTCTGGATGTGGTGTACAGCGCTGGTGGGTATGGCCACCAAGTTTGCAGAAGCCGTACTGGCGGTAAAGTTCCGGGAAGTAGACGACAAAGGCAATCATTACGGCGGCCCCATGTACTACATCAAGAACGGTCTGGGTTCCCGCTGGGCGTGGCTTGGCACACTGTTTGCCCTGTTCGGTGCTATCGCAGGCTTTGGTATCGGTAATACGGTACAATCCAACTCGGTCGCTGCGGTTCTGGAAGCTAACTTCAGTCTGCCTACCTGGATAACCGGTGTCGTCCTGATGGTTCTGGTGGGTCTGGTACTGATTGGCGGCGTCCGTCGTATTGGTCAGGTGGCAGGTACACTGGTGCCTTTTATGGCGATTAGTTATCTGTTAGCCGGACTGGGGGTGCTGGTGATTAATGCCGCTGCCATTCCTGAAGCTCTGTCCCTGGTCTTCACCTATGCCTTCTCACCGGTTGCCGCAACAGGTGGCTTTGCCGGTGCAGCTGTGTGGGCAGCCATTCGTTTCGGTGTTGCCCGTGGTGTTTTCTCCAACGAAGCGGGTCTGGGCTCTGCTCCCATTGCCCACGCTGCCGCCAAAACCAAAGACCCGGTTCGTCAGGGCATGATTGCCATGCTGGGTACTTTTATCGATACCATTATTATCTGTACCATTACTGGTCTGGTAATTATCACCTCTGGTCTCTGGACTTCCGGAGAATCCGGTGCGGCACTCACTTCCATGGCCTTTGCTAAAGCCATGCCGGGTGTTGGTAACTACATCGTGACGTTCTCGCTGGCGATCTTTGCCTTTACCACCACGCTGGGGTGGAGCTTTTACGGTGAACGCTGCCTCGTATACCTGTTTGGCCCACGTTCTGTGAAGCCTTACCGGATTCTGTGGATCATTGCTCTGCCGGTTGGTGCGACTATGAACCTGAACTTTATCTGGCTGCTGGCTGATACCCTGAATGCCATGATGGCAATACCTAACCTGGTCGCTCTTGTGCTGTTGAGTCCAGTGGTATTCAAACTGGTGCGCGACTACCTGGCAAAAGAAGCCGCCGAAAAAGAAGGCAAAACCATTGCTGAATAA
- a CDS encoding sodium:solute symporter family protein yields MVCGESGKVTLQLGLIIVYFLLLLPVCLKAKQSSTKNTASDHYLADRSLGMFVLSLTLFATIASGHTLLANTGQAYRLGYHWIMAMGLWTTISVSYRWIVPKLRPIALTNHFVTPGDWIRFRFPAQPWAVPLRQLLTLCFCLCLTNYLFAQLKAVGEIVVVLTDSKVPYHLAVPLFALVILLYDSVGGLRAVAWTDVIQGLVTIAGVACLCYWITSHFGGLQQIIAGVAEHRPESARVPDYTFQARWFSLMLMGGLAVCVYPQALQRVFAASSTRVLYRSLALSNMVLVICGLVLILTGWSSLSLLGGASISEDQVLTVALKQWAASSAINYFGASLVLMAVMAAIMSTADSVLLSLVSIIKHDFTQTSARTSLRQDYLIAFVVMTLCSLAALYRDITLWRLLELKLELLVQCFPGFALALHRPSLRASSVFLGLATGLVVLITELALGVRSVYGINSGMVALAANITGIFIHHVAVIPMIKKRPQIL; encoded by the coding sequence ATGGTATGCGGAGAGTCCGGCAAAGTGACGCTTCAACTGGGACTGATTATCGTTTATTTCCTTTTGCTTCTACCTGTCTGCCTGAAAGCTAAACAGTCCAGCACCAAAAATACGGCATCAGACCACTATCTGGCAGACCGCTCCCTGGGGATGTTTGTCTTGTCCCTGACACTCTTTGCCACCATAGCCAGTGGGCATACGCTGCTGGCTAATACCGGACAGGCTTATCGGCTTGGCTACCACTGGATCATGGCGATGGGGTTGTGGACTACGATCAGCGTAAGTTATCGCTGGATTGTTCCAAAACTAAGACCCATTGCGCTGACGAACCATTTTGTCACTCCCGGAGACTGGATCCGGTTCCGGTTTCCTGCCCAGCCCTGGGCTGTCCCACTGAGGCAGTTGCTTACACTCTGTTTCTGCCTCTGTCTGACTAACTATCTGTTTGCTCAGCTCAAAGCGGTGGGTGAAATTGTGGTGGTGCTGACTGACAGCAAGGTTCCCTATCACCTTGCTGTTCCTCTGTTTGCCCTGGTTATTCTGCTCTATGACTCGGTAGGCGGTTTGCGCGCTGTAGCCTGGACTGATGTGATTCAGGGGCTGGTGACCATTGCCGGGGTTGCCTGCCTGTGCTACTGGATTACCAGTCACTTTGGTGGTTTGCAGCAAATCATTGCCGGTGTCGCTGAGCACAGACCTGAAAGCGCCAGAGTTCCCGACTACACCTTTCAGGCTCGCTGGTTCAGCCTGATGTTAATGGGAGGGTTAGCGGTCTGTGTGTATCCACAGGCGCTACAGCGTGTTTTTGCGGCATCATCCACCCGGGTACTCTATCGCTCGCTGGCACTGTCCAATATGGTGCTTGTTATCTGCGGGCTGGTTCTTATTCTCACAGGCTGGTCGTCTCTGTCACTGCTTGGCGGTGCCAGCATCAGCGAAGATCAGGTGTTGACCGTCGCATTAAAGCAGTGGGCTGCCAGCAGTGCTATCAACTATTTCGGCGCTTCCCTGGTGCTGATGGCTGTAATGGCAGCGATTATGTCAACCGCTGATTCAGTGTTGCTGTCACTGGTGTCCATTATAAAACACGACTTTACTCAAACTTCTGCCCGAACCAGTCTTCGACAGGATTATCTGATTGCGTTTGTGGTCATGACACTCTGCTCTCTTGCAGCGCTTTACCGGGATATTACCCTGTGGCGCCTGCTTGAACTCAAGCTGGAACTGCTGGTGCAATGTTTTCCGGGGTTTGCGCTGGCATTACACCGACCTTCTCTCAGGGCGTCTTCCGTGTTTCTGGGGCTGGCTACAGGTCTGGTGGTGCTGATCACCGAGCTGGCTCTGGGGGTTCGCTCTGTTTATGGTATCAATAGCGGCATGGTGGCGCTGGCAGCCAATATTACCGGTATTTTTATACATCACGTTGCTGTTATACCCATGATAAAGAAAAGGCCGCAAATCCTGTGA
- a CDS encoding HAD family hydrolase, with translation MKSNKILLFFTVIIFTLIITDNKSNASTPANISADTSAVINTETPNVTRKVKSAHFFGIDGEIRQRVIIQPAILYGKVEFRDESNNKLLAEGYEFLLASATADNQTLYKHRAFALEAGKNKSVNVDNCTSSDERANCTINELLDYRASEGVNLIVDSGDSIRTYYEYNCKYRNTHSDNSGLLNSELLLDCKYVKELPLPSRVLFYGQDENSSDIISILSYFAFRKKYNSEPGIDFFDRLPPASYYMYGTRYTAKKYNQYAKSIHSLVNDLWHAEVKEKTKEEIDEEEEYEKKVSKTEPDLKATQINLQECKKKNADHEKQTDQLKEEIDSLKENLKSC, from the coding sequence ATGAAATCAAATAAAATACTCCTTTTTTTCACTGTAATTATTTTCACCCTCATTATCACAGATAATAAATCAAATGCTAGCACTCCTGCGAATATTAGTGCTGACACTTCTGCGGTTATTAACACTGAGACTCCTAATGTTACAAGAAAAGTTAAATCAGCCCATTTCTTTGGGATCGATGGAGAAATACGACAAAGAGTAATAATCCAGCCTGCAATACTTTACGGCAAGGTAGAATTTAGAGACGAAAGTAACAATAAATTATTAGCAGAGGGGTATGAATTTCTGCTAGCATCTGCCACAGCGGATAATCAAACACTGTATAAGCATAGAGCATTTGCTCTGGAAGCAGGCAAAAATAAATCAGTCAATGTAGATAATTGTACTAGCTCTGATGAAAGAGCGAACTGCACAATAAATGAGCTATTGGACTATAGAGCTTCCGAAGGCGTTAACCTTATTGTTGATAGTGGCGACAGCATCCGAACTTATTATGAGTACAACTGTAAATATCGAAATACCCATTCTGACAATTCAGGCTTACTGAATAGTGAATTATTATTAGATTGTAAGTATGTTAAAGAGTTACCATTGCCTTCCAGGGTTCTGTTTTATGGTCAGGATGAAAATTCATCGGATATCATTAGCATTCTTTCTTATTTCGCCTTCAGGAAGAAATACAATTCAGAACCTGGTATTGATTTTTTTGATCGTTTGCCTCCTGCCAGCTATTACATGTATGGTACAAGATACACTGCAAAAAAATATAATCAGTATGCAAAGTCAATCCACTCATTAGTTAATGATCTCTGGCATGCCGAAGTAAAGGAAAAAACCAAAGAGGAAATAGACGAGGAAGAAGAATATGAGAAGAAAGTATCAAAAACCGAGCCGGATCTGAAGGCAACTCAAATCAATTTACAGGAATGCAAAAAGAAAAATGCTGACCATGAGAAACAAACAGATCAGCTGAAAGAAGAAATAGATAGTCTCAAAGAAAATCTTAAATCGTGCTAA